In Erigeron canadensis isolate Cc75 chromosome 7, C_canadensis_v1, whole genome shotgun sequence, one DNA window encodes the following:
- the LOC122607672 gene encoding uncharacterized protein LOC122607672 has protein sequence MDYDYEYEYKRNHVPAFGSWDCNNDDLPFTQCFESARQAGLLRYSYSEDRDLYVTGDLYDNNVVTPAMIVVPRRKGKGGTAGYPHVKKDAWVVCDYEYDYPNYDDFCDAKQPPSPIIIATPPPPPPSHVKKTKAVDEDLYRISPELLRAKPKRKKWGLFSSCMQPTCVM, from the exons ATGGATTATGACTATGAATAT GAGTATAAGAGAAACCATGTACCAGCATTTGGAAGCTGGGATTGTAATAATGATGATTTGCCATTTACTCAATGTTTTGAGTCAGCTAGACAAGCTGGACTTTTAAGATATAGTTATTCTGAAGATCGTGATTTATATGTCACGGGTGATTTGTATGACAATAATGTTGTTACTCCAGCTATGATTGTTGTTCCTCGTCGCaag GGAAAAGGAGGAACAGCAGGGTACCCGCATGTGAAAAAAGACGCTTGGGTTGTATGTGACTATGAATACGACTATCCAAATTACGATGACTTTTGTGATGCTAAACAACCACCCAGCCCTATCATCATAGCAACAccgccgccaccgccgccatctcatgttaaaaaaacaaaggCTGTTGATGAAGATTTGTACCGAATCTCGCCGGAGCTCCTCCGTGCCAAACCCAAaagg AAGAAGTGGGGATTGTTTTCGAGTTGCATGCAGCCAACTTGTGTTATGTGA